In Vibrio cidicii, the DNA window ACGATACTACACCAAGCAACGGTGTACGAATGAGAGAAAGAGAAGCAGAAGATAAATCTGTACAACTAGATGTTCAGCTAAATAAAGTCTTAGAGATAGGCGAAATACCTCATGATGTTACCTATGGAGGCAACTATCTAAACAACGCGTTTAGCTTGGAAAATACCGATTATCTATATAGCTCTGGTACTTCTCGTCCCGGCAACACCGCTCTTCCAGACGCAGATATGATCAAGTGGGGCTTGTTTGCTCAAGACCAAATGTATTTTTGGGATGAGCAATTAATCGTCACTGCGGGCATTCGTTATGACGCATTTGAGGCGAAACCAAAAACAGATACGGGTTTCACAACAGAGTATGAGTCCAATAAGGACAAGGCGTTTACAGGTAAATTGGGGGCAGTTTATCACCTTAAAGACAACCTCTCTCTATTTGGCCAAATCAGCCAAGGATTTAAAGCTCCAACTGTTTACGATCTTTACTATTTCTACAACCAAGGCGCTATTATCGAAGCTAATCCTGACTTAAAAGCGGAGCGTAGCACATCATATGAGGTTGGTACACGCGGATACAATGACTATGGCAACATCGAATTTGCTCTGTTTTTTAATGATTACAAAGATTTCATTACGCAAACCAAAACCGGTGAGTCAGGTGACAAAGATATCATCAGTAAATACAACATTGATGAAGTTCGTATCTATGGTGCAGAGTTAAGCTCATCCCTATTGCTAGATAAAGTGTCTCCTTTGCCTCATGGAAGTTATGCACGTTTGTCAGTAGCTTACGCACATGGTGAAGATAGATCCACAGGGAAAGAAATTGACACTGTTGCGCCGTTAACAACAGTATTTGGCATTGGCTATGAACAGATAGAATTTGGCTCAGCACTAAATGTAAAAATGGTCGCAAGCAAAGATAAATGGTTGTTAGAAGACAATATAGATGTCGCGGGTTATACCGTTGTTGACCTAACCGCTTACTATTCACCGATGAAAGATCTGACATTTAAAGCAGGACTGTTTAATCTCTTTGATAAAAAATATTGGCATTACTCTGATATGTCTGGAAAAACTGGTACCGAAAAATTCAGTAATGACTACTTCACCCAGCCAGGAAGGAAACTGGGGGGTGAATGTGGACTACAAGTTCTAACTATCGGTAAAACAAAAAGCCAGCAACTGCTGGCTTTTTAACACTCTATTTTTAAAAGAAAGAAAAAAGTTAGGAAAAATAAAGCGTTACTGTTTTGCCATCTCTTTTTTAACCATCACCGCGGATGCAACGATAAAAGCAATGATAAGCGCAAGTTCCATGGAATCCTCAGAGTTGAAATAGTTGAGCAAAAAACAATCCGCTTAAGTCTATCACTCATCACTCAATAAGCTACCTATTTGCACTTAAGTTGCGGTTTTTCCGATTGAGATCAAAGTTTATTCCGAAGTCTGAGAAAATAAACTTCAGTCACTTACTGCAGCGCCTATTACAATTGCTTGCCCTTTCCCCGCTTTTTTCGCTCGGTACATTGCGGTATCGGCACATTTCAGAATGTTATCCATGTCTTTCTCATTTGAACCGATCAGCTTCACACCGATACTACAGCCGACTTGCAGTGTCTGGCCATTATATTGAATGGGCCGACAGATACTTTGTAACAAACGCTCGGTTAACTGAGTAACCGATTGCGGACTGGCAGGTTTGACGAGCAAAACAAACTCATCACCGGACAATCGAGCAACCAGATCGCTACTGCGCACTTCTTGCTGCAAGCGAGTGGAAATAACGCGCAGTACTTCGTCGCCAGCATCATGACCGAAGGTGTCATTGACCTGTTTAAAGCCATCTAAATCCATATAAAGTAGTGCTAACTCTTTATTCGAGTAAGCGGACGAGCGCAGCTCTTCTTCCAATATTCGATGTAGTTTAGAACGATTGGCAAGCCCTGTTAATGCATCATGATGCGCAAGGTACTCTAAGCGCTCCATTTCTTTCGCATCAGAGAGATCCGCCAAGATGATGACCATGTCATAAACCTCTTCCTGATCCACTTTTTTAACAATATGACTGACTTTGGCAAACATCGGCACCAAGGTGCCGTTAAGGTGCTTCTCCCATACTTCTCCTTGCCATTGTCCGTAGTGGGCCAACGATTCTTGAATGGTTGGCATCAGCGATTGCAGTTGTTTCCAGTGGAACACTTGAAGAAAAGAGCGACCAACTAACGTGTCACTGCTGTAACCAAGCATATGCGTGAGCGCTGGGTTACACATAGTAATCACGCCATTGTGATCAAGAACAATCAGGCCATCTTGGCTGTGTTCAAACACCCCCGCGGCAATACGTTGGCGGTTCATCGCCGCCTCTATCTCAGTAACATCTTGAATGGCAAAGAGCGTTGCACCTCGGTTACTTATAGAACGTGAGGAAATTTGCAGCAGTTGAACACTTTGATCGGCCTTTTTACAAGAGAGTAAATAGTCATCCAACACCTGTTTTTGCTCGATGGCCGCGATGAGCACCGCTTTCTCTTCCGTCTGAATCAAGTCGGTTAAAGTGTTGTTTTCCACCGCCGCAAGAGAAATTGGAAAAATCTCTTTACTAGCCGCATTACTGTGCAAAATAACACCATCATGGTTCACAACTAGCAACGCATGTTGAACGGTTTCAATCACTTCATTGGCAAATGCTTTCTCTTTTTCTAAACGATCTAAGGTGTAATGGACTTGGCTGTCTCGCTGAGCCAGCCGTTTCACCATGGTATTAAATGCGTCAATGAGAGCGCCAATTTCATCATCCGCTTTGGGTTTGAGGTTGGGCCTTTTAAGACGATGTTCCACAAAAGCTTGCATCGAGTCGTGTAAAGAGTAGACCGGCTCCAAAATAAATTTTTGCACGATGAGATACAGCAGTGCGCCAGTAGGAAGCAGCATAAAAAGGAACACTATGCTGCTTTCGATCAGCTTATTGATGATCTGTTCAAAGGCTTGGTTTGATACGGTAATTCTCAGTGAGGCAATTTTGCTCCCATCCATTTCGATCGGCACCAACAGATAAAGATACTTGCCAGCAACAAGGTGACCTTTCTTCTGCAAAGCGTCTCTTTGGGTTTGATCGGGAATCGGAGCCTCATCAGCTTGCGCTTCATAAATCGAGAACAGCTGCTCATTCAAATCAAATAACTTCACCCGCAAAATAGCCGGATCGGCGTTAAATGCCGACAACACTTCGCTGGCTGCCAACGAGTCATCAAACAACACTGCCGCTTGCAGGTTAAACGCCACCCCTTTGGCCAAAATGGAGACACGATCGATCAGGTTCTTCTGTTCATTCTGATAATTGACAAAAAAATGAAAACCTTGCGCGAAGATAAATATAAAGGTGACGAAAATTAATATTGGTACCAGCAACTTATGCCGTATAGAGAGGTTTTTTAGTGAAGGCATAGCGCAGCCTCCTTGACGCTGGCAAGTCGCAGTAAACTCGACCCTATGGTGTAACGCTCACTGACCAAATTCTGCGAACAGATCAGCGGTTTTATCCTGCCCTCGTTCTCTTGCAGTGCGATGATCCCGCCATCCCGCAGAAAGTGGCTTTGCGAACTAATTGTGACCGCGTAACCACCAACACTACGCACCCGCTCGCTTGTGAGTGGCTTACCATAATAGATAATGTCGCAGGGTTGATTGCTTGAGTTGACTACGGCTAAAGTCAAATCGCGGATAGTTTTTCCTTCAATCACTTTGGCTAATGTTTGCTTTACTTTGTCATCATCTTGGACACAAAAGTAGATGTGCGTTTTACTCGGCTCTTCATTCCAAAAAACAAAGTTGCTGATCTGGTAGATATACACCGCCACCACTTCATGTGGTTGGAACTTGTCTGCCTGAGTCAAAAACGGGCAAAGTGATGCTATCAATCCGCAAAGCAGGCGGATTTTAAAATTCATAACTGAGCCTCACATAGTGAATTTGCTCACTCTTAAACAGTGACAGAGTATTGAGATCATCGGCACTGCCAACGCCACCTAAGTTTTGCACCACTACTTCGACTTTAGGGTAGTTAGGGGCGTATTGCCAAGACAGCTTCATATCTAAAGTGACGACATCATCTAAAGCAATGTTCTTGTTTTTCCAATGCTGATAATAAATGGTGCTATCCCATTGCAGTTGTTTGTTAATGTCCCAAAGCAATTGCAATGACAACAAATGCTGCTGATCGATGCTGGCCCAGAGCGCGGATGTACCGTTGGAATAATCTCCACCTAGCCAATCGATATCTAAGTTCATATAACTGTAAGCAGCATAAATTCGAGTATCCGTTTCGTGCGCACCATTCAACTGCCATTTCAACGCCATGCGATGTGCCTTGATAATCATCGATAGTAAACGCATTAACAATATCCCCTGCATCGAAGGAATCGACCATCACCACATTGTCGTGCAGCGAATAGTAAACGGTCATATCTAAGCTGAACTGGGGATGATAAGTGATTCGATAGCCAAGCTCGTAACTTACCACTGACTCCGATTTAAGTTGGTCGCTAGGGTACACCACCACCTGTTTCGGCGTTGCATCGTAGTAAACAAAGTAAGAATTGCTGTCGATATAGGATGGCGCAACCACCGCTCTGCCTACGCCAGCCCAAATCTGCTGACTCTCAGAAAAGCTATACATAGCGCGCAGTTGAGGTGAAACTTCCAAAGCGGACGTCTGGCTAAAATACTCGGCTTTGACACCCAAGGTGGTGCTGAAGTTTTCGCGCCACTGTTTATCGATTTGCCCATAAGCATTGAAAATTTGCTCATGAGCGCGGCGCACATCATAGACACGGTACAAAATATCAACGTTATTCTCATCCCACTCGGACAATTGTACGCCAGAAAAATCAAGTTTTATGAAACGAGCTCCTGCGCCTATTTGCCACCGAGTCTCACTATCTGAGTAATCGAAGTAGTTGGTATCAAGATCAAGAGTCATGTACTTACCGGGCGCGTCTTTAGCGTTATCCTTGTTGTAATCAAACCACAAAGAACTCTCCCACTTCACCCCTTCGACCAGATATTGTGCATATTGCAGTTGACCAAAAGCACTTGTCGCCTGAACGTCAAGCTCTTTAGGCCCCCATTGGCTACCATTCCAGTAGTCACTGTCTCGTTGGTAACCATATTGATTGGCTCCAACACGCAAGGTGATATCACGATTTTCTTCCCTATGAGCAAACAAAACGCCGCCCGTCTGGTTGAGCCATGTCTCGCTGTCATAAGAGAGGTCCGAGCGGTTACTTTTCTGCTTGTAGAATACCCGCCCTTGCGTCTCTTCGCTGATAGAAAAGCCTTGCCTCACGCCAAGCTCATAGTCTTGCTTATTGCTGTAATTTCCTTCAACTAAGCTAGAAAGTGTGAATTCAGCGCGTTTAGTGATGATGTTCACCACACCATTGACAGCATTGCCTCCCCAAATACTACCCGACGGCCCTCGCAGCACTTCAATACGATCAATATCAGCGAGCAGATAATCAATACCAGGCCAATAGACGCCACCATAGACGGGGCTGTACACCGTTCTGCCATCGATCAAAACCAACAGCTTGTTGTATAAACCGCCGTGAAATCCTCTTGCTGAAACGTACCACTCTGTTTCTGAGAATTTGCTGACACGTAAACCGGGGACAAGCTTAAGCGCTTCGGGGATGGTACGAAACGCCGCTGCGCGCAATTCGCTCACCGCTTAACACGTAAACTGAAGCAGGGATATCGGAAAGCTTTTGTGCTGTTTTGGCGACGGTTTGCACTTCCACTTCCAGCATGCCTAACTCTTCAAGGCTCATATCCATGAGTTGTTTGAGAGCGTCTGTTCGACTGCTGGCATACACTGGATATGACATCAGGCAGATTAG includes these proteins:
- a CDS encoding YfiR family protein — translated: MNFKIRLLCGLIASLCPFLTQADKFQPHEVVAVYIYQISNFVFWNEEPSKTHIYFCVQDDDKVKQTLAKVIEGKTIRDLTLAVVNSSNQPCDIIYYGKPLTSERVRSVGGYAVTISSQSHFLRDGGIIALQENEGRIKPLICSQNLVSERYTIGSSLLRLASVKEAALCLH
- a CDS encoding TonB-dependent receptor, with protein sequence MSELRAAAFRTIPEALKLVPGLRVSKFSETEWYVSARGFHGGLYNKLLVLIDGRTVYSPVYGGVYWPGIDYLLADIDRIEVLRGPSGSIWGGNAVNGVVNIITKRAEFTLSSLVEGNYSNKQDYELGVRQGFSISEETQGRVFYKQKSNRSDLSYDSETWLNQTGGVLFAHREENRDITLRVGANQYGYQRDSDYWNGSQWGPKELDVQATSAFGQLQYAQYLVEGVKWESSLWFDYNKDNAKDAPGKYMTLDLDTNYFDYSDSETRWQIGAGARFIKLDFSGVQLSEWDENNVDILYRVYDVRRAHEQIFNAYGQIDKQWRENFSTTLGVKAEYFSQTSALEVSPQLRAMYSFSESQQIWAGVGRAVVAPSYIDSNSYFVYYDATPKQVVVYPSDQLKSESVVSYELGYRITYHPQFSLDMTVYYSLHDNVVMVDSFDAGDIVNAFTIDDYQGTSHGVEMAVEWCARNGYSNLCCLQLYELRYRLARWRLFQRYIRALGQHRSAAFVVIAIALGH
- a CDS encoding diguanylate cyclase gives rise to the protein MPSLKNLSIRHKLLVPILIFVTFIFIFAQGFHFFVNYQNEQKNLIDRVSILAKGVAFNLQAAVLFDDSLAASEVLSAFNADPAILRVKLFDLNEQLFSIYEAQADEAPIPDQTQRDALQKKGHLVAGKYLYLLVPIEMDGSKIASLRITVSNQAFEQIINKLIESSIVFLFMLLPTGALLYLIVQKFILEPVYSLHDSMQAFVEHRLKRPNLKPKADDEIGALIDAFNTMVKRLAQRDSQVHYTLDRLEKEKAFANEVIETVQHALLVVNHDGVILHSNAASKEIFPISLAAVENNTLTDLIQTEEKAVLIAAIEQKQVLDDYLLSCKKADQSVQLLQISSRSISNRGATLFAIQDVTEIEAAMNRQRIAAGVFEHSQDGLIVLDHNGVITMCNPALTHMLGYSSDTLVGRSFLQVFHWKQLQSLMPTIQESLAHYGQWQGEVWEKHLNGTLVPMFAKVSHIVKKVDQEEVYDMVIILADLSDAKEMERLEYLAHHDALTGLANRSKLHRILEEELRSSAYSNKELALLYMDLDGFKQVNDTFGHDAGDEVLRVISTRLQQEVRSSDLVARLSGDEFVLLVKPASPQSVTQLTERLLQSICRPIQYNGQTLQVGCSIGVKLIGSNEKDMDNILKCADTAMYRAKKAGKGQAIVIGAAVSD